Proteins encoded by one window of Nicotiana tabacum cultivar K326 chromosome 10, ASM71507v2, whole genome shotgun sequence:
- the LOC107769980 gene encoding cytochrome P450 76A1, protein MELEWSYIFWSIIILLPALILLITKKKSSSSNIKLPPGPPGLPIFGNMFDLAGSEPYKKAANLKQKYGPIVWLKIGPSMNTIIVQTAQAAAELFKNHDVTFADRYIVDVNLAHNNHQASMALAPYGNYWRMLRRICTVEMFVNKRINETVQIRRKSMDKMLQWIEKQANLVNTNRSGIEVTRYVFLASFNMLGNLILSKDLADPESEKGSEFFKAMTGIMQWAGVPNISDIFSCLKRFDIQDLRKKMEHDMGKAKEITFGYLKERIEEGQKGGEKRKDLLDVLLDFEGSGKDEQAKLSEHEITMTIMEFFLAGTETTSSSVEWALTELLRNPEAMAKVKAEISEVVGPNRKFEESDIDNLPYMQAVLKESLRLHPPLPFLIPRRATQDTKFMGYDVPKGTQVLVNVWSIGRDPECWNDPFEFKPERFLGSNVDVKGQNYELIPFGAGRRMCVGLSLGHRMMHFAFGSLLHEFNWELPDNVTPKSMNMDESMGVTARKKQPLKVIPKRA, encoded by the exons ATGGAGTTGGAATGGAgctatattttttggtcaataATCATCTTATTACCAGCTTTAATCCTCTTAATTACCAAAAAGAAATCATCTTCTTCCAACATAAAGCTACCTCCAGGTCCACCTGGTTTACCAATTTTTGGTAATATGTTTGATCTTGCTGGATCAGAACCATACAAGAAAGCTGCTAATTTGAAACAAAAATATGGCCCTATTGTGTGGTTAAAAATAGGGCCCTCAATGAACACAATAATTGTTCAAACAGCTCAG GCAGCTGCTGAATTATTCAAGAACCATGATGTTACCTTTGCTGATAGGTACATAGTTGATGTTAATTTAGCACATAATAACCATCAAGCGTCAATGGCTTTAGCCCCATATGGCAACTATTGGCGAATGTTGAGGCGGATATGCACTGTGGAAATGTTTGTTAACAAAAGGATCAATGAAACCGTGCAAATTAGGCGAAAATCGATGGATAAAATGCTTCAATGGATCGAAAAACAAGCCAATTTGGTAAATACTAATCGAAGTGGGATTGAAGTAACACGTTATGTGTTCCTCGCATCGTTTAATATGCTAG GTAATTTGATTTTATCTAAGGACTTAGCGGATCCGGAGTCAGAAAAAGGGTCAGAGTTCTTTAAAGCAATGACTGGAATTATGCAGTGGGCTGGTGTTCCAAATATTTCAGacatattttcatgtcttaagAGGTTTGACATACAAGATTTAAGAAAGAAAATGGAACATGACATGGGAAAGGCTAAAGAAATTACTTTTGGATATCTTAAGGAACGTATTGAAGAAGGACAAAAAGGTGGAGAAAAGAGGAAAGATTTGTTAGATGTGTTGCTTGATTTTGAGGGCAGTGGAAAAGATGAACAAGCTAAATTATCAGAACATGAGATCACAATGACTATAATG GAATTCTTTTTAGCCGGAACAGAGACGACTAGCAGTAGTGTGGAGTGGGCATTAACTGAGCTTTTGCGAAATCCAGAAGCAATGGCAAAAGTGAAAGCAGAAATTTCAGAAGTAGTAGGTCCGAATAGGAAGTTTGAAGAGAGTGACATAGACAATCTACCCTATATGCAAGCCGTACTCAAGGAATCGCTACGTTTACATCCTCCCCTCCCTTTCTTGATTCCAAGAAGAGCAACTCAAGATACAAAGTTCATGGGATACGACGTACCAAAAGGCACTCAAGTATTGGTAAATGTTTGGTCAATTGGACGAGATCCTGAATGTTGGAACGACCCTTTTGAGTTCAAACCCGAGAGGTTTCTTGGCTCAAATGTAGACGTTAAAGGACAGAACTACGAGTTAATTCCATTTGGTGCAGGCAGAAGGATGTGTGTTGGCCTTTCTTTAGGTCATCGTATGATGCATTTCGCGTTTGGATCGTTGCTACATGAATTCAATTGGGAGCTTCCTGATAATGTTACTCCTAAATCCATGAACATGGATGAGAGTATGGGAGTTACAGCAAGAAAAAAGCAGCCTTTGAAAGTGATTCCAAAAAGAGCTTGa